In a single window of the Deinococcus aetherius genome:
- a CDS encoding sensor histidine kinase encodes MTLRWRLTLFYTALLAVLLTVVGFAALFLMRTSLVGNLDRELQRTYRSFTDTVSQLQLGVPGEGPEQDVAGSLSPLRYFFPNDAIQIEELAFYDAQSLRSALNQARSPGARRQLLDYVRRLAEATRRPPIGLDRTAPLELRDAELTRLIESPDAQIVVERDIKEAYSGRVTPYRFLITLAPVQLKPSGLGGPQETLAITYVGRPLTALHDTLAQLRRVILLLFVVGLITAGAGAYLLAGRALHPLRQVQRAAERIGGQNLGERVPEPGTGDEVEALAGALNAMLGRLEASFEAQRRFTSDASHELRTPVTAISGHASYLLRRTEPTPQQRESLGIIRSESERLTNLIASLLQLARSDSGALTLTRQPILSGPFLAEVTRELAPLAQAQGTALTAGGQDVVFEGDPDRLKQVLINLVGNALKAGARHIALTSSLQEDGREVRLSVGDDGPGIAPEHLARLFDRFYRVEDSRSRDQGGAGLGLSIARGIVDAHGGRIWLESEVGKGTTAHVQLPVGNLPELDDDVP; translated from the coding sequence ATGACGCTGCGCTGGCGACTCACCCTCTTCTACACGGCGCTGCTCGCGGTGTTGCTCACGGTGGTGGGGTTCGCGGCGCTCTTCCTGATGCGCACGAGCCTGGTGGGCAACCTCGACCGGGAGTTGCAGCGGACGTACCGCAGTTTCACCGACACGGTGAGCCAGCTTCAACTCGGCGTTCCCGGGGAGGGGCCCGAGCAGGACGTGGCGGGCAGCCTCTCGCCCCTGCGTTACTTCTTCCCCAACGACGCGATCCAGATCGAGGAGCTGGCCTTCTACGACGCGCAGAGCCTGCGGTCGGCGCTGAATCAGGCGCGGAGCCCGGGGGCGCGGCGGCAACTGCTCGATTACGTGCGCCGCCTGGCGGAGGCTACCCGCCGTCCCCCCATCGGGTTGGACCGCACCGCCCCCCTGGAGCTGCGCGACGCGGAACTCACCCGGTTGATCGAGTCGCCCGACGCGCAGATCGTGGTCGAGCGGGACATCAAGGAGGCGTACAGCGGGCGGGTCACGCCCTACCGCTTCCTGATCACGCTCGCCCCAGTGCAGCTCAAGCCGAGCGGGCTGGGGGGGCCCCAGGAGACCCTCGCCATCACCTACGTGGGCCGACCGCTGACCGCCCTCCACGACACCCTGGCCCAGCTCCGGCGGGTGATCCTGCTGCTCTTCGTCGTCGGGCTGATCACGGCGGGGGCGGGGGCCTACCTGCTCGCCGGACGGGCGCTGCATCCCCTGCGACAGGTCCAGCGCGCCGCCGAGCGGATCGGTGGGCAGAACCTGGGCGAGCGGGTGCCCGAGCCGGGCACGGGGGACGAGGTCGAGGCGTTGGCGGGGGCGCTCAACGCGATGCTGGGTCGCCTGGAGGCGAGCTTCGAGGCGCAGCGCCGATTTACGAGCGACGCCAGCCACGAGCTGCGCACGCCGGTCACGGCGATCAGCGGGCACGCCAGCTACCTGCTGCGCCGCACTGAGCCCACCCCTCAGCAGCGCGAGAGCCTGGGCATCATCCGCAGCGAGTCCGAGCGGCTCACCAACCTGATCGCCAGCCTGCTCCAGCTCGCCCGCTCCGACAGCGGGGCGCTCACTCTGACCCGCCAGCCCATCCTCTCGGGCCCCTTTCTCGCGGAGGTCACGCGCGAACTCGCCCCCCTGGCCCAGGCGCAGGGCACCGCGCTGACGGCGGGCGGGCAGGACGTGGTCTTCGAGGGGGACCCCGACCGCCTCAAGCAGGTGCTCATCAACCTCGTCGGCAACGCCCTCAAGGCGGGGGCCCGCCACATCGCCCTCACGAGCAGCCTCCAGGAGGACGGGCGGGAGGTGCGCCTGAGCGTGGGGGACGACGGCCCCGGGATCGCGCCCGAGCACCTGGCCCGCCTCTTCGACCGCTTCTACCGGGTCGAGGACAGCCGCAGCCGCGACCAGGGGGGCGCGGGCCTGGGCCTGAGCATCGCGAGGGGCATCGTGGATGCACACGGCGGGCGCATCTGGCTGGAGAGTGAGGTCGGGAAGGGCACCACCGCCCACGTCCAGCTCCCGGTCGGCAACCTCCCCGAACTCGACGACGACGTGCCGTGA